A stretch of the Oncorhynchus keta strain PuntledgeMale-10-30-2019 unplaced genomic scaffold, Oket_V2 Un_contig_15862_pilon_pilon, whole genome shotgun sequence genome encodes the following:
- the LOC127919140 gene encoding keratin-associated protein 4-11-like yields TCEYQTCEYQTCEHQTCEYQTCEYQTCEYQTCEHQTCEYQTCEYQTCEYQTCEHQTCEYQTCEYQTCEYQTCEHQTCEYQTCEYQTCEYQTCEYQTCEHQTCEYQTCEHQTCEYQTCEYQTCEYQTNEYQTCEYQTCEYQTCEYQTCEHQTCEYQTCAYQTRE; encoded by the coding sequence ACCTGTGAATACCAGACCTGTGAATACCAGACCTGTGAACATCAGACCTGTGAATACCAGACCTGTGAATACCAGACCTGTGAATACCAGACCTGTGAACATCAGACCTGTGAATACCAGACCTGTGAATACCAGACCTGTGAATACCAGACCTGTGAACATCAGACCTGTGAATACCAGACCTGTGAATACCAGACCTGTGAATACCAGACCTGTGAACATCAGACCTGTGAATACCAGACCTGTGAATACCAGACCTGTGAATATCAGACCTGTGAATACCAGACCTGTGAACATCAGACCTGTGAATACCAGACCTGTGAACATCAGACCTGTGAATACCAGACCTGTGAATACCAGACCTGTGAATACCAGACCAATGAATACCAGACCTGTGAATACCAGACCTGTGAATACCAGACCTGTGAATACCAGACCTGTGAACATCAGACCTGTGAATACCAGACCTGTGCATATCAGACCCGTGAATAG